The Arcobacter sp. LA11 genome segment TAGTAAATAAAAATTCAAAAAATAAAAAACTAGCATTTGATTTTGCTGCACATATGACATCAAAAGCTATTACTAGTAAATATGTAGTGCAAGGTTGGAGTGGCATAAATCCATCAAGATATTCACATCTAATTTTAGATAAAAATATAGAAGCTTGGACAGCAAGTGGATTTAGCAAAGATTTTGCCAAAAAATATTTAACAGCAATAAATGAATCTCTTTCAATGAAAAATGTAATGAATGATATTAGAATACCTGGTTCTAATCTATATTATGATGTTTTAGAAGAATATATTGATAAAGCTATTAGAAAAGAATTGTCCGCAAAGGATGCCTTAGAAATTACAGCAAGTAAGTGGAATGATATTACACAAAAACTTGATGCTAAAAAACAATTACAGTTTTATAAGGAATCAATAAATGAGTAATATAAAAATAAGAAATCTCATACTATATATATTCCTTGTAATAGGTATAGGCATTGCCCTAAGTGGTACTATTTTATACCTTTCATTAAATAATCTATCTTCTTTAAATAAAGAAATGATACTTATTAGTGATACAAAAAATAGCTTTTTAAATGTAAAGTTACAAACAGAGCAACTACTAATTACTAAAGACTTAGCTAAATCTAAAATCGAATGGATTGAATCTATTAAAAAATTTGATGAAGATAGTAAGTTTCTAAAACCTAAACATCAAGAAGTTTTTAATAATTCTTGGTATATATCAAAAAAAGAGATAGAAAAAATTATAAAAGATTTAAATAATGATATATTAAAACCTTATAATTTAGAGAAAAAATCAATTTCTATGTTAAAAGGCGAAATGTTTGCATTGAATGAAAAAACAAAATTTTATACATTAATCCTTTCATTGATTAAAAAAATTGAGTTTTTAATACAATATGAAGAGTTTATTTTTAACGATTTATCTAAATTAGATAGTATGGAAAGAGATAATATTAATCAACAAATTTCAAAAACGATAATAAACACGGTGCTTTTTATTATTATAACTGTTGGTTTAATGCTTATTGCGATATTTATACTAAATAAAAAGATATTAAAAATTGAACAAGAATTAGTAGATTCTAAAAAAGAACTACATGATAATGTAATAAAATTAGAAGATTCCAAATTGCTTTTAAAAAATATAATTGATACAGTTCCTGTTTCTATATTTTGGAAAAATATAGATGGTGAATATATGGGATTAAATAAAACATTTCTTCAAGAGTGTAAATTAGATTCTGTAGATGATATTTTAGGTAAAACTGATTTTGATTTGCCATGGAAAAATATTAAGGCAAAACATTATAGAAGAATTGACTTTGAAGTTATTAATAGTGGTGAATCAAAACTTCAAATAGAAGAAACCTATGTCAGAGATAATGGTGATGAATCTTTTTTATTGAAATCAAAAGTGCCTTTAAAAAATATACAGAATGAGATTATTGGAGTTTTAGGAGTATCTATAGATATAACTCAAACTAAAATAATGTATAACGAGCTAAATCAAAAAGATAAACTTTTAGCTCAACAATCTAAAATGGCAGCTATGGGTGAGATGCTTGAAAATATTGCACATCAGTGGAGACAACCACTTTCAATGATATCAAGTACAGCTAGTGGGATGGAAGTAAAAAAAGAATTTGATACCTTAGATGAAGAGTATTTTAAAGAAGCCATCCATCATATAATGGAATCAACTAGTTTTTTAAATCAAACAATTGAAGATTTCAGGAATTATTTTAAAGAAGATAAAGAGATAAAAGAATTTACTATAACTAAATCTTTAGACAAAGCTCTGTTTATATCTGATTCAAGAATAAAAAATAGATCAATAAAGGTTGTTAAAAATGCTCAACCATTAAATGCATTTGGTTTAGAAAATGAATTTATTCAAATTATTATGAATATAATAAATAATGCAATTGACGTCCTTGATGAAAAAAATATTAGTGAAAAAATAATCTTAATTGAAACAAATCAAACTGATAAATATACTGAATTGTCTATTCATGATAATGGAGGAGGGATTCCTCACGAGATATTAAATAAAGTATTTGAAGCTTATTTTACAACTAAAGACTTTACTGACGGCACTGGTATAGGACTACATATGTCAAGAGATATGATTGAAAAACACATGAGTGGATTTATAAGTGTTAGCAATGAAGAGTTTATCTTTGATGATATTGAATATATAGGTGCAAAATTTATTCTAAGATTACCAAGTAATGAAGTTTTAGTTTAGTTCTTTATTAATAAATTCTTCTAATCCAGTATTTTTAATAGGAACTATTTTTGTGAACTTTACTATATCTTTGTCAATAGGCATTCCTCCTATTTTACTTTGTATCAATTCAATATGTAAAGAGTCGTTTTTTAAAGAGAATTGTACATAGTTGTAGTATGTTGAAGCTTCTTTATTTATTTGCTTAAAGTTTATAGTTTCAACTCTTAAAGAAGTATAATCAACCTTTCCTTTATCAAATAATAATGTAAAAATAAAATAAGGTAATATATTTGGATTTATTTTTTCTATATCTGTTTCTTCATTAAATATATTCTGAATAACTTTTGAAAAATAATCTTTGTTCATTATCCCAATATCTTTTAATACTTCTGAATTAATATATTCATATACAAAAGAAGAGTTCTCTTTCATAAAGTTTTTTAACTCATTTAATTGTAAAGGGCTTAATGGTTTTTTTTCTTGCATTTTTATTTCCATATATATTTATTCTATGTATCTTTTTTAAATACTTTTATAAAATGATATTAACAAAGTGTTTATAAATTGCCTGTAATTGTTAAACAAGCTTTTAATTGAGTTATTCAATGATTAAAAAAGAGTTACCTTCTGAAACTGAAATTTATTGCAGGATAAAAAGAAAAAACTAGAATTGATTTTTAGCATCTAATATCTCAGTATTATGAAGTGGTAATATAGGTTCAACTACACTGTATAAAAACTTATTGTTATCAAAAACAGTTTTTGAAATAATTCCTACTAATTGCTTATCTTGAAATACGCCACCACCACTATTTGAAGGAATAGCTAAACAACTACTTCTTATTTCATTTTTTTTTGTTAAATCAGATAAATCTAGAGAAGTATTAAGTCCTGTAGGAGTATTTTTAGCTTTATAAAACTTACAGTTCTTTTCTTGCAAAAGTGTATTGTAAAACATTCCAATTTTTGACATAGAATAGTATTTAAATGTTCCAGGTTTATTTAGGTTTAGTTTTGATACTTTTAGTTTAGAAACAGCATCTGTTTTTATATAATTTAAATCAAATTGTATGTTTTTAGATTTTTGAATATTACAATGCTTTGCAGTATATATTTTATTATCAGCATGAATACCATTGCAGTTTTTGAATCTTATGAAGTAGTTATATTCTTTGTTAAAAGTGGGTTTGTGAGAATTGATATCCAAATATTTAGGAATCTCTTCTAAACTATTTTTAGGAAAAATATATTTAGGCACTAAGTTATTTATATATTTATCAAGCTTAAGAATATTATTACTCATTGCTTTTATCGTAAACTCTGGGTCAGGGTCTTGTATTAGAATTTTTTTGAATTTTATCAAACAATTCTTAGTGGATTTTAAATAGATATATGACAATCTGGTATTCTCACTAAATTGTTTGGCTTTTTTATATTTCTCAATACAATCATCCCAAGTAAAAGCATAAAGGTAATTAATATTCATTAGTAGAATATAGATTACTATATATAACTTTCTCATAATATAGAATTATACCATATTTTATTACTATTATAAAGTTTTTAAACTAAACTTCAAATACACAAAATTATAATATACTCACACATGAATATTAAATAGGGTGATAAATGAAAGAAAAAATTAAAAAATATATTAAAGAAGGTATTATATTTATTGTAGTTTTGACAATTGCACTTAATGCAATGAGTTATTATCGGTCTTTAGATTTAAATAAAGACAAATTAGATTTTGAAAGTGTTAAGCTTCTTGATGATACAACTATTTACAATATTCCTAAAGATAAACCTATTCTTGTTCATTTTTGGGCTACTTGGTGTCCTGTTTGTAAAGTAGAAGCACCAAATATAGAAAAAATATCAAAAGATTATGAAGTGATAACTATTGCAGTTCAATCAGGTGATAAAGAAGAAATTCAAAGGTATTTAGATGAACGTGATTTATCATTTAAAGTAGTAAATGACAAAGATGGTTTTTATTCACGTAAGTTTAATATAAAAGTTTTTCCTACAACTCTAATATATGACAAAAATCGTAATTTAAAATTTAGTGAAGTAGGATATACCTCTACAGCTGGGCTTTATTCAAGAATGTTATTAGCTAAATAATTTTTATGTACTGTTAAGATTTTAATTTACTTTTTAAGATAATTTTACCTGCTTCAACACCTGGTTGGTCATAAGTATTAATATATAAAAATCTTCCTACAATGGAAGTTAAAAGTTCGTAAGAAAACATTAATCTTGCTAGATTATATTCATCGACTTTTTCAATAGTTATAGTATCACATGGTATATCTTTTAAATCTTGCACAGCCTTTATTGTAGCATCTGCTTGGTGGTTTATAAGCTCTGAGAACTTAAGGTTATTAATATAATCTAACTCTTCTAATCCTTTTAATTTTACATCAGGAATTTTAGAATTGTCTAAAAAGTTTTTTATTTTTATAAAAGTAACTGTTTTATCTCTTTTCCCCTCTACTATAAGCTGTAAAAAACTATGTTGGTCAACAGGCCCTAATAGACCAATTGGAGTTAAACCTTGGTTTGTATTGTCATTATCGATTTTCCCTAAACTCTCTCCCCATAACTGTACATACCATTTGTTAA includes the following:
- a CDS encoding PAS domain-containing sensor histidine kinase translates to MSNIKIRNLILYIFLVIGIGIALSGTILYLSLNNLSSLNKEMILISDTKNSFLNVKLQTEQLLITKDLAKSKIEWIESIKKFDEDSKFLKPKHQEVFNNSWYISKKEIEKIIKDLNNDILKPYNLEKKSISMLKGEMFALNEKTKFYTLILSLIKKIEFLIQYEEFIFNDLSKLDSMERDNINQQISKTIINTVLFIIITVGLMLIAIFILNKKILKIEQELVDSKKELHDNVIKLEDSKLLLKNIIDTVPVSIFWKNIDGEYMGLNKTFLQECKLDSVDDILGKTDFDLPWKNIKAKHYRRIDFEVINSGESKLQIEETYVRDNGDESFLLKSKVPLKNIQNEIIGVLGVSIDITQTKIMYNELNQKDKLLAQQSKMAAMGEMLENIAHQWRQPLSMISSTASGMEVKKEFDTLDEEYFKEAIHHIMESTSFLNQTIEDFRNYFKEDKEIKEFTITKSLDKALFISDSRIKNRSIKVVKNAQPLNAFGLENEFIQIIMNIINNAIDVLDEKNISEKIILIETNQTDKYTELSIHDNGGGIPHEILNKVFEAYFTTKDFTDGTGIGLHMSRDMIEKHMSGFISVSNEEFIFDDIEYIGAKFILRLPSNEVLV
- a CDS encoding protein disulfide oxidoreductase; this encodes MKEKIKKYIKEGIIFIVVLTIALNAMSYYRSLDLNKDKLDFESVKLLDDTTIYNIPKDKPILVHFWATWCPVCKVEAPNIEKISKDYEVITIAVQSGDKEEIQRYLDERDLSFKVVNDKDGFYSRKFNIKVFPTTLIYDKNRNLKFSEVGYTSTAGLYSRMLLAK